One window of Halococcus salifodinae DSM 8989 genomic DNA carries:
- a CDS encoding ABC transporter substrate-binding protein gives MVNNGNESNGESGNDPSADDGRSSPSADEGDSSRRTFLKATGGAAVGAAVAGCLSLGGGDGGGSSGDGGSGGDGGSGGGSGGSGSDSGGSDNGSGASGGTGSSDNGSGGGGNGTDGGSGNASGGGSGGSADIEGPITIGALAPNPENDPIGGSIVNGAELAVAELNENGGIGGAEVELAVGNTEEDPSTGQQRYRELVLNQEADLTTGVFTSEVLLNIMDDIAQQQTVHITAGAASTEVSAMIAENYEQFKYHFRAGPLNDLDLGRNMIDFGKANFEAMGWDSTYAMVEDYTWTEPISELFNESLGEVGVEVGGNQRYASGTTNFGPLFDDVESADVSGMFTAMAHTGTEAVVQWAKQQRPFGFAGIHVPMQLPSYYESVNGACLYGVTQTSATPQSEVTEKTQPFVEAYNEEYDSYPVYTGYIAYDAIKLYAAMVEQTGTTDADELVSAMEEASFTGTTGNLQFYGRDEDHPHDPIYSEDAIYPVFLQWQEGEDGGGVQEVIWPEQYKTADYQPPAWI, from the coding sequence ATGGTTAACAATGGTAACGAATCGAACGGTGAGAGCGGCAACGACCCATCGGCGGACGATGGACGCAGCAGTCCCTCGGCTGACGAGGGAGACAGCAGTCGGCGGACGTTCCTGAAGGCGACCGGCGGTGCAGCGGTCGGGGCGGCGGTTGCGGGTTGTCTCAGCCTCGGTGGCGGCGACGGCGGTGGTTCCAGCGGTGATGGTGGCTCCGGCGGTGACGGCGGCTCCGGTGGCGGTTCCGGAGGTAGCGGCTCCGATTCGGGCGGTAGCGACAACGGTTCCGGTGCGAGCGGTGGCACCGGCTCCAGTGACAACGGCTCCGGCGGTGGTGGCAATGGGACCGACGGCGGCAGCGGCAACGCATCGGGTGGGGGCTCCGGCGGGAGCGCCGATATCGAGGGTCCGATCACGATCGGGGCGCTGGCCCCGAACCCCGAAAACGATCCCATCGGTGGCTCGATCGTCAACGGCGCGGAGCTCGCGGTCGCGGAACTCAACGAGAACGGCGGGATCGGGGGCGCGGAGGTCGAGCTGGCGGTCGGAAACACCGAGGAGGACCCGTCGACCGGTCAGCAGCGCTACCGTGAGCTCGTCCTGAACCAGGAGGCAGACCTCACGACCGGCGTGTTCACCAGCGAGGTCCTCTTGAACATCATGGACGACATCGCCCAACAGCAGACGGTCCACATTACGGCCGGTGCGGCGAGCACGGAGGTCTCGGCGATGATCGCGGAGAACTACGAGCAGTTCAAATACCACTTCCGGGCGGGTCCGCTCAACGACCTCGACCTCGGCCGGAACATGATCGACTTCGGGAAGGCCAACTTCGAGGCGATGGGCTGGGATTCGACGTATGCGATGGTCGAGGACTACACGTGGACCGAGCCGATCTCGGAGCTGTTCAACGAGAGCCTCGGCGAGGTCGGCGTCGAGGTGGGGGGCAATCAGCGCTACGCGAGCGGGACGACGAACTTCGGACCGCTGTTCGACGACGTCGAGAGTGCGGACGTGAGCGGGATGTTCACCGCGATGGCCCACACGGGAACCGAGGCGGTCGTCCAGTGGGCCAAACAGCAGCGGCCGTTCGGCTTTGCGGGCATCCACGTCCCGATGCAGCTTCCCTCCTACTACGAGTCGGTCAACGGGGCCTGTCTCTACGGCGTGACCCAGACCTCCGCGACGCCACAGAGCGAGGTCACCGAGAAAACCCAGCCGTTCGTGGAGGCTTACAACGAGGAGTACGACAGCTATCCAGTTTATACTGGGTACATCGCGTACGACGCGATCAAACTCTACGCCGCGATGGTCGAGCAGACGGGCACGACCGACGCCGACGAGCTGGTGTCGGCGATGGAAGAGGCCTCGTTCACCGGGACGACGGGCAACCTTCAGTTCTACGGGCGCGACGAGGACCACCCGCACGACCCGATCTACAGCGAGGACGCCATCTACCCGGTGTTCCTCCAGTGGCAGGAGGGCGAGGACGGCGGCGGGGTCCAGGAAGTCATCTGGCCCGAACAGTACAAGACCGCCGACTACCAGCCGCCTGCCTGGATCTGA
- a CDS encoding branched-chain amino acid ABC transporter permease, whose translation MVDVANILINGVVISSLYALVAIGFTMIFGVGGTINLAHGAVITIGAFAAYYVTTAGFGIWAGVFAAIAVPALFSVLLYKGFAERRSDNVIVVMILTLLASIVVEEVIRIVEGSQPRAIPTLVAGNTEILGNAVQNNLLVAVVLSWVLIGGLFAFINYTSTGKAILATSMSPRGAALVGIESDRINLYTWAIAGVLAGLAGLFLGSYQTANWAMGREPLILSFSIVVLGGLGSIRGSLVAAYVIGFLEVITTSAIDPRLSGLAGLVILVLVLLVRPEGLFGRELAEA comes from the coding sequence ATGGTCGATGTCGCCAACATCCTCATCAACGGGGTGGTGATCAGCTCGCTGTACGCGCTGGTCGCGATCGGCTTTACGATGATCTTCGGCGTCGGCGGGACCATCAACCTCGCACACGGGGCGGTCATCACGATCGGCGCGTTCGCCGCCTACTACGTCACGACGGCGGGCTTTGGGATCTGGGCGGGCGTGTTCGCGGCGATCGCGGTCCCGGCGCTGTTCAGCGTGCTCCTCTACAAGGGGTTCGCCGAGCGCCGCAGCGACAACGTCATCGTCGTGATGATACTCACGCTCCTGGCTTCGATCGTCGTCGAGGAGGTCATCCGGATCGTCGAGGGGAGCCAGCCCCGGGCGATCCCCACGCTCGTCGCGGGTAACACCGAGATCCTCGGCAACGCTGTCCAGAACAATTTGTTGGTGGCGGTCGTGCTCTCGTGGGTGCTCATCGGTGGGCTGTTCGCGTTCATCAACTACACGAGCACGGGGAAGGCGATCCTCGCAACCAGCATGAGCCCGCGCGGCGCGGCGCTGGTCGGCATCGAGAGCGACCGGATCAACCTCTACACGTGGGCGATCGCCGGTGTCCTCGCTGGCCTCGCCGGCCTCTTTCTCGGGTCCTACCAGACCGCGAACTGGGCGATGGGGCGCGAGCCGCTGATCCTCTCGTTCTCGATCGTGGTGCTCGGTGGACTCGGCTCCATTCGTGGGAGCCTGGTGGCGGCGTACGTCATCGGCTTCCTCGAAGTCATCACCACCTCCGCGATCGACCCGCGGCTCAGCGGGCTCGCCGGTCTCGTGATCCTCGTGCTCGTCCTCCTGGTGCGTCCCGAAGGCCTGTTCGGCCGGGAGCTCGCGGAGGCGTAG
- a CDS encoding DUF5789 family protein: MADDDNGEDEDEPVVELGESESIEGVPLSRATSRLTWGMEKSRLERRIGDTEIRTPDGPRRIDDVLDEIDETYFERRQEFESHVDEVVGTGPVPTADE; this comes from the coding sequence ATGGCTGACGACGACAACGGCGAGGACGAGGACGAACCGGTCGTCGAACTCGGCGAGAGCGAATCGATCGAGGGGGTCCCGCTGTCGCGGGCGACCTCGCGACTGACGTGGGGGATGGAGAAATCACGGCTCGAACGCCGGATCGGCGACACCGAGATCCGGACGCCGGACGGGCCACGGCGGATCGACGACGTGCTCGACGAGATCGACGAGACGTACTTCGAGCGCCGCCAGGAGTTCGAGTCCCACGTCGACGAGGTCGTCGGCACCGGGCCGGTGCCGACCGCGGACGAGTAG
- a CDS encoding long-chain-fatty-acid--CoA ligase codes for MTNLVTNVESTAAEHPEETAIHYDGTELSYEEFWSRTGAFAAGLTEAGIESGDRVGIYLPNLPQFVIAFHGALRAGAVVVPMNPQYKSREIDHLLSDSGAEVVVTLSDLVPIVEQVRDNTAVEHVVSVGGESEGATPFGEFLVEAAPAVAERADDDVAVQPYTSGTTGQPKGVLLTHQNLASNARMAMDLLPGGTTADDRSLGVLPLFHIYGMTVVMNTSLFAGAAYYPLPEWDAQTALGLVESEELTIMQGVPAMYNDVINQPNVDEFDLSSLRFVNSGGSSLPVEVLRQFEDLFGIELYEGYGLTETSPVTHFNSPDARRVGSIGQPLPGVDSMVVDENFEPVERVTEGPVDEDETDLDAITGELVIAGPNVMAGYHDRPEANEEVFTERDGKRWFHTGDIGYSDEDDFFYIVDREKHVIVTGGYNVYPREVEELLFEHPDIADAAVVGISDERRGETVKAFVVPVPDSDVTGEEIKEYCLDSLAEYKHPREVAFIEELPRTTTGKVQKFELRGRESDEAEAAE; via the coding sequence ATGACAAATCTCGTCACGAACGTCGAATCCACGGCGGCGGAGCACCCTGAAGAGACTGCGATCCACTACGACGGGACGGAGCTGAGCTACGAGGAGTTCTGGTCGCGGACGGGGGCGTTCGCCGCCGGGCTCACGGAGGCGGGCATCGAGTCGGGCGATCGGGTCGGGATCTATCTTCCAAATCTCCCGCAGTTCGTGATCGCCTTCCACGGCGCGCTCCGGGCGGGCGCGGTCGTGGTGCCGATGAACCCCCAGTACAAATCCCGCGAGATCGATCACCTCCTCTCGGACAGCGGTGCCGAGGTGGTCGTCACGCTCTCGGATCTCGTCCCGATCGTGGAGCAAGTCCGCGACAACACAGCCGTCGAACACGTCGTCAGCGTCGGTGGTGAGTCCGAGGGCGCGACACCGTTTGGAGAGTTCCTCGTCGAGGCCGCACCCGCAGTGGCCGAACGGGCGGACGACGACGTGGCGGTCCAGCCGTATACCTCGGGGACCACCGGCCAGCCGAAGGGCGTCCTCCTGACCCATCAAAATCTCGCCTCGAACGCGCGGATGGCGATGGACCTTCTTCCTGGTGGGACCACCGCCGACGACCGCTCGCTGGGCGTGCTCCCGCTCTTTCACATCTACGGGATGACGGTCGTGATGAACACCTCGCTGTTCGCCGGCGCGGCGTACTACCCACTGCCGGAGTGGGACGCACAGACCGCGCTCGGGCTAGTCGAGTCGGAGGAGCTCACCATCATGCAGGGTGTACCCGCGATGTACAACGACGTCATCAACCAGCCGAACGTCGACGAGTTCGATCTCTCGTCGCTCCGGTTCGTGAACTCGGGTGGGAGCAGCCTCCCGGTCGAGGTGCTTCGGCAGTTCGAGGACCTGTTCGGGATCGAACTCTACGAGGGGTACGGCTTGACCGAGACGTCACCAGTGACCCACTTCAACAGCCCCGACGCGCGGCGGGTCGGCAGCATTGGCCAGCCGCTGCCAGGCGTTGATTCGATGGTGGTCGACGAGAACTTCGAGCCAGTCGAACGGGTTACGGAGGGACCGGTCGATGAGGACGAGACCGACCTCGATGCGATCACCGGTGAGCTCGTGATCGCGGGCCCGAACGTAATGGCTGGGTACCACGACCGGCCCGAAGCCAACGAGGAGGTGTTCACCGAACGCGACGGCAAACGGTGGTTCCACACCGGCGATATCGGCTACAGCGACGAGGACGATTTCTTCTACATCGTCGACCGGGAGAAGCACGTCATCGTCACCGGCGGCTACAACGTCTACCCCCGCGAGGTCGAGGAGCTGCTGTTCGAACACCCCGACATCGCCGACGCTGCGGTAGTCGGCATCTCCGACGAGCGCCGCGGCGAGACCGTGAAGGCGTTCGTCGTGCCGGTACCCGATAGCGACGTTACTGGCGAGGAAATCAAGGAGTACTGTCTCGACAGTCTCGCGGAGTACAAACATCCCCGCGAGGTCGCATTCATCGAGGAGCTTCCGCGGACGACTACCGGGAAGGTCCAGAAGTTCGAGCTCCGCGGGCGTGAGAGCGACGAAGCGGAGGCGGCCGAATGA
- a CDS encoding enoyl-CoA hydratase/isomerase family protein, with protein MSDAAGGEPTDDDPVVLDVADGVATLTLNRPEMRNPLTSEIARGIIDAVERLEDRDARCLVVRGAGGAFSAGGDVNAMAERLAGETTLDEAVQRITQETSRAVKRVAECPLPTVAKIDGVAFGAGANLAIACDLQVASAEARISFGFRQVGLAVDSGTSHFLPRIVGENTAKELVFTGELVEADRAESLGLFTHVYPGESFDERADELIEQIATGPTVALRTSKRLIRQGLNDSLDQAMENEAAAQAAVFETQDHREGAEAFMANEEPEFEGR; from the coding sequence ATGAGCGACGCGGCGGGCGGTGAGCCGACGGACGACGATCCGGTGGTGCTCGACGTTGCGGACGGGGTCGCGACGCTGACGCTGAACCGCCCGGAGATGCGCAACCCACTGACCAGCGAGATCGCGCGCGGGATCATCGACGCGGTCGAGCGCCTCGAAGACCGCGACGCGCGGTGTCTCGTGGTTCGCGGTGCGGGCGGCGCGTTCTCGGCTGGTGGCGACGTCAACGCGATGGCCGAGCGGCTTGCGGGCGAGACCACGCTCGACGAGGCGGTTCAGCGGATCACCCAAGAGACCAGTCGTGCGGTGAAGCGCGTCGCGGAGTGCCCGCTGCCGACGGTCGCGAAGATCGACGGCGTGGCGTTCGGTGCGGGTGCAAACCTCGCGATCGCCTGCGACCTCCAAGTCGCGAGTGCTGAGGCGAGAATCAGCTTCGGCTTCCGGCAGGTCGGCCTCGCGGTGGATTCGGGAACCTCGCACTTCCTGCCGCGGATCGTGGGCGAGAACACGGCGAAAGAACTCGTCTTCACCGGCGAACTCGTCGAAGCTGATCGTGCGGAGTCGCTCGGGCTGTTCACTCACGTCTATCCCGGAGAATCGTTCGACGAGCGCGCGGACGAGTTGATCGAGCAGATTGCCACGGGGCCGACGGTGGCGCTCCGGACCTCGAAGCGACTCATCCGGCAGGGCTTGAACGACTCGCTCGATCAGGCGATGGAAAACGAGGCCGCCGCTCAGGCTGCGGTGTTCGAGACTCAGGACCACCGCGAGGGCGCGGAGGCGTTCATGGCGAACGAGGAGCCGGAGTTCGAGGGTCGGTAG
- a CDS encoding branched-chain amino acid ABC transporter permease, with protein MADENLSGETVENPSATTDEPSLFASLLAPRYLVGLLGVVVFALLPFLGVSTTQLLVLIGALYFGLFAMSWDTVSGYTGEISFGHAIFFAVGGYTSALLNLGHGVPPTLSIPAGVVLAAVAGVLIGVPALRLRGPYLSLVTLVAPLILLQTFIVYGGIFGGELGLSSPASLVTADEFELVVVANYYIALGLFLAVMLALLLLMRSGLGSVLTAIREDEDAVAAAGLDVAKFKVFAFVLSAAVGGLAGAMFVHTPVGSPQPSQLLGLIVSIEVLIAAILGGMGTIVGAGLGGVFFYFTNDLLNQQDATIPLVDVGVNEASLLLFALLAMVIVYFLPQGIFPSAIRAGRRGLRRARGGETVATDGGRGPDEATEGSDATNPIEQTAERYRRALDALNDRFDGGENE; from the coding sequence ATGGCGGACGAAAACCTCTCCGGCGAGACGGTCGAGAACCCGTCCGCGACGACCGACGAGCCGTCGCTGTTCGCGTCGCTTCTCGCTCCACGCTATCTCGTGGGGCTCCTCGGCGTCGTGGTGTTCGCCCTCCTCCCGTTTCTCGGCGTGTCGACGACCCAGCTCCTCGTGCTCATCGGCGCGCTGTACTTCGGCCTGTTCGCGATGAGCTGGGACACGGTGTCGGGGTACACCGGCGAGATCAGCTTCGGCCACGCGATCTTCTTCGCGGTCGGGGGGTACACCTCGGCGCTGCTCAACCTCGGCCACGGTGTCCCGCCGACGCTCTCGATCCCTGCCGGGGTCGTGCTCGCGGCGGTCGCGGGCGTGCTGATCGGTGTGCCCGCACTCCGACTCCGCGGGCCGTATCTCTCGCTCGTGACCCTGGTCGCACCGCTGATCCTGCTCCAGACGTTCATCGTCTACGGCGGGATCTTCGGCGGCGAGCTCGGGCTGAGTTCGCCCGCGAGCCTCGTCACCGCCGACGAGTTCGAGCTGGTGGTCGTCGCGAACTACTACATCGCGCTCGGCCTCTTTCTCGCCGTCATGCTTGCGCTCCTCCTCCTCATGCGTTCGGGACTCGGCTCGGTACTGACCGCGATCCGGGAGGACGAGGACGCGGTCGCGGCGGCGGGACTCGACGTGGCGAAGTTCAAGGTGTTCGCGTTCGTGCTGAGCGCGGCCGTCGGCGGGCTCGCAGGCGCGATGTTCGTCCACACCCCCGTCGGCAGCCCTCAGCCGAGCCAGCTCCTCGGCCTGATCGTGAGTATCGAGGTGCTGATCGCGGCGATCCTCGGCGGGATGGGGACGATCGTGGGCGCGGGGCTCGGCGGCGTGTTCTTCTACTTCACCAACGATCTCCTGAACCAGCAGGACGCCACCATTCCCCTCGTCGACGTCGGTGTCAACGAGGCCAGCCTGCTGCTGTTCGCGCTGCTGGCGATGGTGATCGTCTACTTCCTGCCCCAGGGCATCTTCCCGTCGGCGATCCGAGCCGGCCGGCGTGGGCTGCGGCGCGCCCGCGGAGGCGAAACCGTCGCCACCGATGGCGGTCGTGGTCCCGACGAAGCCACCGAGGGCAGCGACGCGACGAACCCCATCGAGCAGACGGCCGAACGGTATCGGCGCGCACTCGACGCACTGAACGATCGGTTCGACGGCGGTGAGAACGAATGA
- a CDS encoding 3-hydroxyacyl-CoA dehydrogenase/enoyl-CoA hydratase family protein — protein sequence MDASEIERVAVLGAGNMGHGITEVVAIAGYDVTMRDVEEEFVDSGYEDIEWSLDKLDEKGRIDESADDVLDRIDITTDLETAVGDVDLVIEAAPERMALKQEIYGELDDFTPDDAILASNTSSLSITEIATAVDDPERVVGTHFFNPPVKMDLVEVIYGERTSDETAEAAHAFVESLDKTPIYVRKDVQGFVVNSVLGPFMVEPAWMVSNSEATIQEADAAMVHQRGYPMGPFELGDLTGIDIGYSVREEAGIENPPLIEEKVEAEELGRKTGKGYYDYEEGEGADYEPGDGEGFDTLRVEAQMVNEAAKLIGQDVATPEAIDTGMRLGAGFPEGPCRRADDIGLDRIIEKLEALHDETGEERFAPADYLVELGESGKTGADAGQGFYSHGDGDERTYHDLNYEIDDRGVLAIELDRPERLNALSQDLLEEIDHLLSTTDPDELRCVTIEGTGERAFSAGADVTGFADTEPADVLRATPTYETVAEFPRPVIAKIEGFCLGGGHELALACDMRIATEGSKFGQPEIGLGLIPGGGATQRLTRLVGAARAKELVFRGHQIDAATAADWGMINRAVPANELDNAMEEVLADIVNGPPVGLEVAKKVMNEGADADLDAALTLERQGFSILMGTDDVAEGTAAFREDRDPEFEGR from the coding sequence ATGGACGCCAGTGAGATCGAGCGTGTCGCGGTGCTCGGCGCGGGCAACATGGGCCACGGCATCACCGAAGTCGTCGCGATCGCGGGCTACGACGTGACGATGCGTGATGTCGAAGAAGAGTTCGTCGACTCGGGCTACGAGGACATCGAGTGGAGCCTCGACAAACTCGACGAGAAGGGCCGGATCGACGAATCCGCCGACGACGTGCTCGATCGGATCGACATCACGACCGACCTGGAGACCGCGGTCGGTGACGTCGATCTCGTGATCGAGGCCGCGCCCGAGCGAATGGCGCTCAAACAGGAGATCTACGGTGAACTCGACGATTTCACACCCGACGACGCGATCCTCGCCTCGAACACCTCGTCGCTCTCGATCACCGAGATCGCCACCGCCGTCGACGATCCCGAACGCGTGGTCGGCACCCACTTCTTCAACCCCCCAGTCAAGATGGACCTCGTCGAGGTCATCTACGGCGAGCGGACGTCGGACGAGACCGCCGAAGCTGCCCACGCGTTCGTCGAATCGCTCGATAAGACCCCGATCTACGTCCGGAAGGACGTCCAGGGGTTCGTGGTCAACTCCGTGCTGGGACCGTTCATGGTCGAGCCGGCGTGGATGGTTTCAAATAGTGAAGCCACCATCCAGGAAGCCGACGCCGCGATGGTCCATCAGCGGGGCTACCCGATGGGACCGTTCGAGCTCGGCGACCTGACCGGGATCGACATCGGCTATTCAGTACGGGAGGAGGCCGGGATCGAGAACCCGCCGCTGATCGAGGAGAAAGTCGAAGCCGAAGAGCTGGGCCGCAAGACCGGCAAGGGCTACTACGACTACGAAGAAGGAGAGGGAGCCGACTACGAACCCGGGGATGGCGAGGGGTTCGATACGCTTCGTGTCGAGGCGCAGATGGTGAACGAGGCCGCGAAGCTCATCGGGCAGGACGTCGCGACCCCGGAAGCGATCGACACCGGAATGCGCCTCGGTGCCGGGTTCCCCGAAGGCCCGTGCCGGCGTGCCGACGACATCGGACTCGATCGGATCATCGAGAAGCTCGAAGCGCTCCACGACGAGACCGGCGAGGAGCGGTTCGCGCCCGCCGATTACCTCGTCGAACTCGGCGAGAGCGGGAAGACCGGCGCGGACGCCGGGCAGGGGTTCTACTCCCACGGCGACGGCGACGAGCGGACGTATCACGACCTGAACTACGAGATCGACGACCGGGGCGTGCTCGCGATCGAACTCGACAGGCCCGAACGGTTGAACGCGCTCTCACAGGACCTTCTGGAAGAAATCGACCACCTCCTTTCCACTACTGATCCCGACGAGCTTCGCTGCGTCACCATCGAAGGCACGGGCGAGCGCGCGTTCTCGGCCGGCGCGGACGTCACCGGGTTCGCCGACACCGAGCCCGCCGACGTGCTCCGGGCGACGCCGACCTACGAGACCGTCGCGGAGTTTCCTCGTCCTGTCATCGCGAAGATCGAGGGGTTCTGCCTCGGCGGCGGCCACGAACTCGCGCTCGCGTGTGACATGCGGATCGCGACCGAGGGCTCCAAATTCGGCCAGCCCGAGATCGGACTCGGCCTGATCCCCGGCGGCGGCGCGACCCAGCGACTCACCCGGCTCGTGGGTGCCGCGCGCGCGAAGGAACTCGTCTTCCGCGGCCACCAGATCGACGCCGCGACCGCAGCCGACTGGGGGATGATCAACCGTGCGGTGCCGGCCAACGAGCTCGACAACGCCATGGAAGAAGTCCTCGCCGACATCGTGAACGGGCCGCCCGTCGGCCTCGAAGTCGCGAAGAAGGTGATGAACGAGGGCGCGGACGCCGACCTCGACGCCGCCCTCACGCTCGAACGCCAGGGCTTCTCGATTCTGATGGGGACCGACGACGTGGCCGAAGGCACCGCCGCCTTCCGCGAGGACCGCGACCCCGAGTTCGAGGGACGCTGA
- a CDS encoding ABC transporter ATP-binding protein — MSTESNADATNDRATNEAQTDESEPDGPTTAEREPQTEAASDAYGPDDGLLVLQNVTKRFGGLTAVDDLSFAVEEGEILGFIGPNGAGKSTTFNCVTGVYPPTAGTVHYDGEDVTGTAAHGMVKRGLARTFQSFRPLEDRSVLDNVALALTPDRLFSLSGFRGGLREQARAICERVGLGDRTELSPSELPHAGLLRLELARALATDPDLLLIDEPFAGLSGGEVEDVSGLLTELREEGLTLVVVDHNMRGLLSLIDRAIVIRFGSKLASGTPEEIRANEEVQEAYLGGGL, encoded by the coding sequence ATGAGTACTGAATCGAACGCCGACGCCACGAACGACCGCGCGACGAACGAAGCACAAACCGATGAGAGCGAGCCTGACGGGCCGACGACTGCCGAGCGCGAGCCCCAAACGGAGGCCGCGAGCGATGCCTACGGGCCGGACGACGGGCTCCTCGTCCTCCAGAACGTCACCAAACGCTTCGGCGGTCTCACAGCGGTCGACGATCTCTCCTTCGCGGTCGAGGAGGGCGAGATCCTCGGGTTCATCGGGCCGAACGGCGCGGGGAAGTCGACGACGTTCAACTGCGTCACCGGGGTCTATCCGCCCACCGCCGGGACAGTTCACTACGACGGCGAGGACGTCACCGGCACTGCGGCCCACGGAATGGTGAAACGCGGCCTCGCGCGCACGTTCCAGTCGTTCCGCCCGCTCGAAGACCGCTCGGTGCTCGACAACGTCGCGCTCGCACTCACGCCGGATAGACTGTTCTCGCTGTCGGGCTTTCGCGGGGGGTTGCGCGAACAGGCCCGGGCGATCTGCGAGCGGGTCGGGCTCGGCGATCGTACCGAATTATCGCCGAGCGAGCTCCCCCACGCCGGGCTCCTCCGGCTCGAACTCGCCCGAGCGCTCGCGACCGATCCCGATCTCCTCCTGATCGACGAGCCGTTCGCCGGACTCTCCGGTGGTGAGGTCGAGGACGTCTCCGGGCTCCTCACCGAGCTTCGCGAGGAGGGACTGACCCTGGTGGTGGTCGATCACAACATGCGCGGGCTGCTCTCGCTGATCGATCGGGCGATCGTGATTCGGTTCGGCTCGAAGCTCGCCTCGGGCACGCCCGAGGAGATCCGGGCGAACGAGGAGGTTCAAGAGGCGTACCTCGGAGGAGGGCTATGA
- a CDS encoding CPBP family intramembrane glutamic endopeptidase, whose product MAVRTFDRLQLSWVQVSLLWGGVLAIVWMAWNDAAGSTGLWARTARDAIVYLAGPGVLAWLYGERLGWRVDREALRNTLLLALFVLPFYLVGSSLPSVRAYYPMWGTSAALGAFLPHAVGQFVIVIAAETYFRGLLCVGVRELGPKSVLISPVLYALQHAAKPPIELLLSGPTDVLFGAVDYRSGSILPSVVAHGLGLTLLDWLVLHPPLLSPERVVGWLRWLPVPV is encoded by the coding sequence GTGGCGGTCCGCACGTTCGATCGCCTCCAACTCTCGTGGGTGCAGGTGTCGCTGCTGTGGGGCGGCGTCCTCGCGATCGTGTGGATGGCGTGGAACGACGCCGCAGGCAGTACCGGACTGTGGGCGCGCACCGCTCGCGACGCGATCGTGTATCTCGCCGGGCCGGGTGTACTCGCGTGGCTGTACGGCGAGCGATTGGGATGGCGCGTCGATCGCGAGGCACTGCGGAACACCCTTTTGCTCGCGCTGTTCGTGCTCCCCTTTTATCTCGTGGGATCGTCGCTGCCGTCCGTGCGGGCGTACTACCCGATGTGGGGGACGAGCGCGGCGCTTGGGGCCTTTCTCCCGCACGCCGTCGGCCAGTTCGTGATCGTGATCGCAGCCGAGACGTACTTCCGTGGGCTGCTCTGTGTCGGCGTTCGCGAACTCGGCCCGAAGAGCGTGCTCATCAGTCCCGTGCTCTACGCGCTCCAGCACGCCGCGAAACCACCGATCGAACTACTGCTCTCGGGGCCGACCGACGTGCTGTTCGGCGCGGTCGACTACCGGAGCGGCTCGATCCTTCCCTCGGTCGTGGCCCACGGCCTCGGGCTCACGCTGCTCGACTGGCTCGTGCTCCATCCGCCGTTGCTTTCGCCCGAACGGGTCGTCGGCTGGCTGCGGTGGCTTCCGGTGCCGGTCTGA